The proteins below come from a single Gordonia pseudamarae genomic window:
- a CDS encoding acyl-CoA carboxylase subunit beta, with the protein MTSTQAGAWDETLDDLDTRRKRSYAMGGAERVAKHRAKGKLDARARIRALLDPGSFQEFGTLVGGEIAADAIVTGTGEINGTPVVVGAEDFTTFAGTIAPGSNAKRYRVAELALRNRIPMVMLLEGAGFRPTGDHYGRTPTDLLMQAQCSGKVPIVTAVLGPSAGHGALVAPVSDFRVMSEQGSIFTAGPPVVRASTGEDIAKEDLGGPTVAIPSGVIHNHYADDLTCLSEVRRYLSYFPPSAWSYPMPRPDDPDDPEVTGPRDSSELLEVVSRDNRRVYDMHDVLDIVLDTDDWMEIQPTFGQAVICAMGHLGGHPVAVVANQPQVLAGSIDAAAANKAAHFIQVADSFHLPLIFLADNPGMLPGSKSEREGVLLAGGKMFAAQTTATTLKLHLTLRKAYGFGSMVMSLLGFDNQVAAFAYPGATMGAMGAGALSSASGADADMAKQLRDMELAASYYSAEMMGFDELIDPRETRNQLLFALRRGLYSRQATPEPVQRTAIMP; encoded by the coding sequence ATGACCTCGACGCAGGCAGGAGCCTGGGACGAAACCCTGGACGATCTGGACACGCGCCGCAAACGCTCCTATGCGATGGGCGGCGCCGAACGGGTGGCCAAGCACCGCGCCAAGGGCAAGCTCGACGCGCGGGCGCGCATTCGCGCGCTGCTCGATCCCGGCAGCTTTCAGGAATTCGGCACCCTCGTGGGCGGTGAGATCGCGGCCGACGCGATCGTCACCGGCACCGGCGAGATCAACGGCACGCCGGTGGTGGTCGGGGCCGAGGACTTCACCACTTTCGCCGGCACCATCGCCCCGGGCAGCAACGCCAAACGCTACCGCGTGGCCGAGCTCGCGCTGCGCAACCGCATCCCCATGGTGATGCTGCTCGAAGGCGCGGGCTTCCGGCCCACCGGCGATCACTACGGCCGCACCCCCACCGACCTGTTGATGCAGGCCCAGTGCTCGGGCAAGGTGCCGATCGTGACCGCGGTACTCGGGCCGTCGGCCGGGCACGGCGCGCTCGTCGCCCCCGTCTCCGACTTCCGTGTGATGAGCGAGCAGGGATCGATCTTCACCGCCGGACCGCCCGTGGTGCGCGCGTCCACGGGTGAGGACATCGCCAAGGAAGACCTCGGCGGACCGACCGTGGCCATCCCCAGCGGCGTGATCCATAACCACTACGCCGACGACCTGACATGCCTGAGTGAGGTGCGCCGCTACCTGTCGTACTTCCCGCCGAGCGCCTGGTCGTACCCGATGCCGCGGCCCGACGACCCCGATGACCCGGAGGTGACCGGACCGCGCGACTCGTCGGAACTGCTCGAGGTGGTCTCGCGCGACAACCGCCGCGTCTACGACATGCACGACGTCCTCGACATCGTTCTCGACACCGACGACTGGATGGAGATCCAGCCCACGTTCGGGCAGGCCGTGATCTGTGCCATGGGCCATCTCGGCGGGCATCCGGTGGCCGTGGTGGCCAATCAGCCCCAGGTGCTGGCCGGATCCATCGACGCCGCCGCCGCGAACAAGGCCGCGCACTTCATCCAGGTGGCCGACTCGTTCCATCTGCCGCTGATCTTCCTCGCCGACAACCCCGGCATGCTGCCCGGCAGCAAGTCCGAGCGCGAGGGCGTGTTGCTGGCGGGCGGCAAGATGTTCGCCGCGCAGACCACCGCCACCACCCTGAAACTGCACCTCACCCTCCGAAAGGCATACGGGTTCGGGTCGATGGTCATGTCCTTGCTCGGATTCGACAACCAGGTGGCCGCCTTCGCCTATCCTGGGGCGACAATGGGCGCAATGGGGGCGGGGGCGTTGAGTTCGGCCTCCGGCGCCGATGCCGATATGGCAAAGCAGTTGCGCGACATGGAACTCGCCGCGTCATACTA